The region AGTTAGTGGTTAGTTTGTATTATTTAATATCATGAAGACATAAGAATCATAATGTGGTTGCAATTACATGTGTTTTTAAAAATCCAGCCCTTCGGATGTTGTATTTTGAACTAGGATTTGAATCATTGTAATGATTTATTGTTCCATTAAATAAGAGAAAATCTAAACCATTATGTTAATATGCATTCATATTTAACAGTCTAGTCAGTTTTTGTCATGAAAAATGAATTTCAAAATGGCATATAATGGTTATTAGTTAATGCTTACTTGCATGTCATGCCGTAATGATGCCTTTTGAAATTCCAGGCTTTGGTTTTCATACACAGGTTCTTTAGTGTATCACTCATAGTGTTCTTTATTCTATGGCACTATTCATCCGCTGGATATTCAACGTCTAATTTGATTGTAAGTTAATAATATAACTGGAAGTTGTTTGTTGCAGTCTAGATATTCAACTCAATATATTATTTGTATTAAGATCATGTTAAGTTGGGTTTTCTGTTCTACTCTTAGGGATCCACGGCTTTGACCTCGAAAGAAGGGAAACTTGGCGATCAAGGAAGTCTTGCGTCGTCATCTGGCTGGGATAAACATGGATGGTTTTATATCTCTGTCCGTATAGGATTGTTTCTATGGGTATGACTAATAATGCTATGTATAAATTTGATTATATTTTCCAGCTAACTTGCTTCTAATTATTTCTGTGAcataaatttattttatttttttgtgcGAAGGTTGCTTTGCTTAATCTAATTACAATTTCTTCAACTTGGGCAAGGATAATTGATGTAATGGACAACGAGGTTTGTTTACTGATGCATAGTTTTTGTTTTAATTTGGGTTGTCTTGGGGCCCACTTAACATGTTCTGGGTTCAGTCAGGTTCAAGATTATTTGGATTTATTGGTGCTGGTGCCACTCTTGGCCAGCTTTGTGGATCACTGTTTGCCACAGGAATGGCTTTTGTTGGTCCATGTAAGTTTGCATGTCCCTACACAGTCCTTTCTTGCGTGCTTTTACTTTGTTTTACATCAAAATAATGTCTTTTGCAGTCTTGCTTTTGTTTGCTGCTTTGTTGATGGAACTTGCGGCTCAGACATCAAGAGGGATAAATTGTGATACATCTCATGTTCAAGAAGAATTGTCTCCCATTAGGTTATTCCTATATTCTTTTCTTCATAGTTATATGAATGAgtaaagagatgcatttggaggCAAAATTTGCAGCATGTAGAGCTAGGTGTTGAAATTTAGGTGTCAAGTCCTACTTATCTAAGTATTCCATGCTACTGGTTTCAACTATCTAATTGGATATCTACTTGGGGGAGGGGGGTTATCTAGGCAAATTCTAATTTAAGTTATTAGAAGCAGATCATAGCAAAAACAACCAAGTCTTTTTACACCAGGTGGGTTTAGCCGATTCTGAATATGGGAAATGAAATAGATCATTATTGATAAAATCTCTGCAAATTTATCATCAGGATACAGGATCTGAGATAAAGAGATGAAAACAAAGATGGTGATAAAGAGGTATTCTCTCTTACCAGGACATTTCAGCACCTTGTCTGTCCCTCTCTTTCACTCTTCAGAAATCACACTAACCTCCTAACTAACTACCTCAAGCCCCTTTTATTTCTAATTACGTGTGTGAATATTGACTGTCTGTTACACAATTACTCACTGTGTGGCGGCCTTGCGTCCCAATCTCTTCAATGTTCCCTATTCTCGCAGCATATCCCATTTAATTGGAGAGTCGTAACCGTGCTCTAAGTAATTTCCAGCACTTTTCCCCACCCACCCAGACACAGATGAATCAGAGAATTGTTAATAATGGGTATCATGGATTGCATGCATCTCATTAAATTATTTGTTTGTTAAAAATCTTTTCCCAAAATGTATTGTACAACACTATAGGAGGGATATGATcatacttatttatttattttgaataGAGAATCTGATTCTAACCATGAGAATGAGGCCAGGAAGATTGAGAGAACTGAACGCACTCTAATAGGTTCCCCAAAGTCATCCCCTACTTTAGTGAAGCATAGAGTTTGGCCCATATTGGAAGGACTCTGGCTTATATTGTCATCAACTTACCTGTTGCATATATCATTGTTCATCTGGCTGAGTGCAGTTGTCTCTTCATTCTTCTATTTCCAGGTTACGTAATTTCCTGTCCTGCAATACATCTCTGATTTTCATTATCAGCATTTCCATTCTGACAATAATATAACATATGGAAATTTATGTATTTATATAAAGCTCTATTGCTTCTCCAAAATCTACTGCCATATTTGCTCTTCCTATGACTGTCTTAAGAACTTAGCACAATAAAGGCCATATCTAAGATGTCAGTTATCAGCTGAATTTCCCAGTATACTCCAGATTACAATCTATCATTAATTAGTATCTCATGATTTTAATCTTTATTCCATCTTGTTCTGCACAACTTAATTGATTCTGCACAACTTAATTCATTATACATTCTGAGCTAATGAATAGCAAGTATGATTCAAGGTTTCATTTCCTTATTAGTATTAAAAGTTTTGGTTGTTTAGAGAGGGACATCTCTTTCAGAAATGTAGAGGGGCTTAAAACCTTTATTGCACTTGTATTTATGTTTTAGCTTTTAATTTTCAATGTTTTCCACTAGAGTGGGTTGCTTGGCCATTTGCCTCTGTTTCAGAAATGTAGAGGGGGCTGAAAACCTTTTATTTCTCTCTAGCTGAACGCTCATCAGTAAGCTTAAACGTTAGCAGTGCTAAAATATTTTCACTTAAAAAACTACAATCTGTTACTTTGCTAGTATGACTTTACAATTATCCCCTTCACTACATCCTTTGATTTATTGGAATCAAGCTATAAATAAGAATAATAGTGTGCAGCCGATTGCATATGATTTCTTTCATACACTTTTTAAAAAGAAACATTCTATGTTTGTCTCTGGAAGTGGTCTTTATTGCCATGCTATGTGTTTTATGACTTTTGAATCTGTATTCATCTCTAAATTGTATTTCTTCTGAAACTTTTTAGTCTGTGATTGCAGAAAATGAGTGTGATTGCCAGCACAATTACCAGCTCTCTTGGCAGGAGAAAACTGTTTGCCCAGATAAATAGCTTTATTGCTGTTTTTATTCTTATTGGACAATTATCCTTGACGGTAAacttttcaaaaatgattttttctACTTGAATTGAACATTTTTTAGAATTGTGTTTGGACCTACGCACTTCATTAGTTTTTCTTTATCTAGTGCAGGGGCGCATTCTTACTGTTGCTGGGGTAACTACAGCTATATGCTCAACTCCTTTCATTGGCTTCTTAAATTTAGCTGCTCTAGCTGTTTGGCCAGATTGGATGGTGGTGGCTATTTGTGAGACACTGAGAAAGGTTTGTCTTCTACAACTTGCAAACATTTCTTGCTTCTTTAATAGAAATGTACAATAATTTACAATTCTTCATATTAGAAATATGTGATATTAATAATGTGTATATCTAGGTTCAATGCTGTTGATTGCAATTGTAATTATTGTTGACTCTTTCTTTAAGCATGCCATAGTTTCCGTAGAGTCCTAGCCTTTCATTGATTTCAATTCCCAAAGTTTAAGGATTTAGATTCTTCCCTTTTTATAAAAATTTGTTCAATTCTTTGTTTTTAGAGAACTCTGGTCGGTCCCTCCCTTTATTTTGCTTCAGCTGTTCTTTCAGTTTGGGGTTTCAGTTACTGTGAGTACTGGCCCATCATGTTTAGTCGTCAAATGGCCTCCTCTTCATGTATCGTTGCCAGAGCTTGATTCACATACTGCATTTCTGTCACTGCCAAGCCTTGCCGCCAGTGTCACCCTGGTTGTCGGCACTCCTTGGTTATGCTTTGCCACAGTTTGGTAGTTGCAGCCTGCTGGCCTTTACCTGGGTACTCTGTTCCGTAATTGGTATATTTAGCGTTTGGTTTGGCTTATCTGCTTACCGTTTTCAGACATATGTTTTCATGGGTGAATATCCCAAGACTGGACTTGAAAATGGAGAAAACTTAATATATTAATTTCTGATTCTCAAATCTACAATGAGAAAAGGCTTCTAAGTTCTATTAATAGCTATcctaaaattaaataaataaaatttgtaCAAATAACTCCCTTTAGTACAACGACTGGTTACTCCTATGGTTGAATCATCAAAAAGAAAATTGATTTTCTTGAGTCTTCCTACCATAACTATAAAAAAGTTGAATGGAAAGAACGGCTTTGATCAACATAATGCTGTTGAGCTTTGGTTCTTAGGGCCGGGTCTTTTTTAATATCTCCGAAGTTATAATTGTAATAAGCTTGTCTATATGCCTTAGCTTGAAGGGAAGTAATAAAAGTGTCTATTGCTATATAGGTTTATTGTGTGATACATAGAAATGATTTATGACTTTATATTTTTGGTTATAAATAGTGTTCTTACATTCATTTTTCAGCATGTGCTTCTCTTTCCTAGCTTTAAACAGTTTTCTTATTGATTATATTCATCTTTTGAAGAGTTCATAACTATGAGTCTATGACCATGTGGTATAAAACAGCACGTTGTTGattaaattaacaattttttatattttgtGTATTCATATTCATGTTCTAAAATGTTGCAGGTTGTTACATATGTTGTTACAAGGCCTGGAAGAGAacttttgtttgttgttgtttcAGAGGATGAAAAGTATAAAGCTAAAGTATGACCATTTTCTTTGAGCTTTCTTTCCGTCCTAAAGATGAAATGAATTAGTCATTGTCGATCTTGGCCTTGATTAAATTTGAAAAATGGCAATTTAGTCCCTTAAATTGAAGATTATTAGTTAATATAATCCCTTTTCTCAATTTGCCACCACAATTTAAAGCTTCTAGAGTTGTCTTGATGAAGCAAGAAACTATTCAAGGCAGTATGTAGTTCTTTCATTGGTTTGGGGCAGATTTTTCTAAAGAGGTGGTATATTGGCAAAGAGACTAAATTGACTAAATTAAGAAACTAAATTGTCATTTTGCAAATTTAAGGGACCAAATTCGCCAACCTTCACAACTTCGATGACTGAAATGTTGATTTACTTACACAGCCGTATAACATTTTCACTTTGGAGCCAACCAATGACTTTACTGCCATAACATTTTAATATGCTATTTTTTGAAGGTATTTCCTATTAAGTACACAAAATGAATATACATGCTAATGCAGATATGCATAGATGTGTTGGTTCAAAGACTTGGTGATGCTGCAGCAGCTGGAATGTATAAAATGCTTTTTGGTAGCCAAAACGGAAGTCCATCAACTGCTGCCCTTTATGGCCTTCCGGTACGCGTGAACTTATCATTCTATCCATTTCCCTCTCAAATAGCAGTGTTGGCTAATAAATAAAAGATTGTAGAAAAAAGAAATGGATTGTTAGTATATCATTAATAACTAGTGTAATTAATTGCTCAAATAGTTATAGTTATACCTCTTATATATTGTATGTTCAATGCTAATGGTGTGCACCTTTTATTGCTCTATACCAGGTTTGTTTGTTGTGGATAGTCACGGCATTCTTTTTGGGTCGTAGACAAGAACGTCTTTCAAAGGAAATTTTGAGATTAAATGTTCAGTGAGTGAATTATAGTACATGATAGTCCAATCAAACGGCAAATGCTTGAGCCGGACTGTGTTTTGTGAAAGTCGAGCTTCAGAGATAAAAAAGTGTTACACTGTCATCACATCATAGCCATGCACATGACCTTGAGGTAGTATGATAAAAATCAAACATTTCTAAATATTTAGCGGTTTTGATTGAATGAGGATGTGCAAAAACTCTTTACATGTGTATATGAATTAAATTCATATTTAAAGTTATATGGTTTATGATATAATAAGGAGTCGTAGTTTATCCGTCATCCGCAAAACACATTTAGTTGCAATTTTGAATGTTATTAATCCCAACTTTTGGTGTATATTTGAACACAGTGTATGATTGATACAGATTAGTATATTTGAAAACTTCAAAAGGCATGCATAGTTGTACATAATTTTGATTATTAGAATGATTATTTTGTATAGTTGAATATGTGAAAAATTGTGGTTAATGAAATTCAAAGATATTATTAATTGCATTTACTGTATGGTTAATGTGTGGCAACATTGTGATATGATTAATTAGCTATTGAATGTAATATCTGGGTCCTGCAAAAATAACATTGAAGGCTCTCTTGCATTCAATTAAGAGCAGTGATAACTAAAGCATAAAAAGTTACTGTGAGGGTTATCCAGTGGGTTTGGTTCCTCCTGATAGGTGGAGACTCTTGAGGATACTCAAAATCAGGAGAATTCGATTACACCGATTACGGGTTTGATTTTCATCCGGTGGGTTATACATTAAAATATGGGTTTAATTCCTCTCGACGGACAGTAACTTTTGAGGATACTCACACTAAGGAGAATCCGAAGTAGAGCTGACCAATGGTTAAGTATCAGTAGGAAAAAACTTGGATAAGTTAGGTTTAGTGTAGGTGAATCTTGGTTACTTGATTGATTGGCTGTGATATGAGAGGATGGGCATGTCACGATATGGAATTTTGGCGGTTGCTCGGCTGCACGAATCTAGAACCCACGAGTCATTGTAGAATAGTAGAGATTTGAATGCTATACTCATCAGTAGCATGTATAATCAACATGAACAACCACAATTCAATAATCACAATTTATGTTCAAAATCCAAATGCATTAGTTAGAGTAAATATCCAAGTAGATCCCAACAAAAATCACTAAACCCTACTTGATCATAGTGTTATCGAATGTCGACCATGGCGACGCTGTGGCGGATATAAGTGGCGGTTTTTGGGCTTGCCACAATGGGCAAATATCAGCCGATACTGCCGGGTTTTCTGCCATGAACCGTCATCTGTCATAGACAACACAGCTTGATCAtgagaaataaaaaaaatgacaGATGTGTGTCAAAGAAGTCTCTAATAGAACTAAAATCCCACTAAAAAGGACATATTCGACATTCTTAAAGGCCAAATTAGTACTTCTTCCTTTTTCAAAGATCAAATACGTGCCCGCGTATTTTATCGCGGCCATTTTAGGGTAATTTCTCCATACACATCAAAACCTATTTAATCTTCACAAATAAAAAGTAACAATTTGATCCTTAAAATGTCAAATACATGTCTAGTCTCTGATAAAACTAACACACATATTAAGAACTACAAGGTAAAATGCACATTAATTGACTTTCTATGCAAATTCGGGTTAATAAATGATCGAAACCGCGTGATAGAACCGAAAAATACCAAGTTTATATGCACAAAATAAGTTATGATTAACACTTATCTGATAAGTGTCAATCATAACTTATTTTGTGCATATAAACTTGGTATTTTTCGGTTCTATCACGCGGTTTCGATCATTTATTAACCCGAATTTGCATAGAAAGTCAATTAATGTGCATTTTACCTTGGAGTTCTTAATATGTGTGTTAGTATACAGAAAAGGATGCAAGAAATCAAATTGAAGGCACAAATTCCATGAAAGAAGACAAAAGGCAAAGAAGACAAAGTTAAGTTTGCCCGCCCGACACGGAGTGGCGAGCATAAAGCGAGCTTGCCGAGCGAGCTCTGACAAACAAGAAGCGAGGTCAAAAGATAAAAATCCAGGGACAAAACTCGTGTTGGTCGCCTGACGAGGGTTTGAGCAATTGTGTTCGCCGAGCGAGTGCATGGTCGTCGGGCGAGACAAGATATTTTCATTAAGACGGTTTGATGCAATCTGACACAAGAAGGGCCAAAAAGGTGACTTTCGCCCGGCGAGCTCATGCTCACTGGGCGAG is a window of Lathyrus oleraceus cultivar Zhongwan6 chromosome 6, CAAS_Psat_ZW6_1.0, whole genome shotgun sequence DNA encoding:
- the LOC127091950 gene encoding uncharacterized protein LOC127091950, translating into MGRNRFDAIISVFVTVHPHESSALLHSFFCFFFILSAYFVVLPLRDEGAISLGLSNLPGLFVASLLLTVIAAPFSSLVFSLPNLSKNKALVFIHRFFSVSLIVFFILWHYSSAGYSTSNLIGSTALTSKEGKLGDQGSLASSSGWDKHGWFYISVRIGLFLWVALLNLITISSTWARIIDVMDNESGSRLFGFIGAGATLGQLCGSLFATGMAFVGPFLLLFAALLMELAAQTSRGINCDTSHVQEELSPIRESDSNHENEARKIERTERTLIGSPKSSPTLVKHRVWPILEGLWLILSSTYLLHISLFIWLSAVVSSFFYFQKMSVIASTITSSLGRRKLFAQINSFIAVFILIGQLSLTGRILTVAGVTTAICSTPFIGFLNLAALAVWPDWMVVAICETLRKVVTYVVTRPGRELLFVVVSEDEKYKAKICIDVLVQRLGDAAAAGMYKMLFGSQNGSPSTAALYGLPVCLLWIVTAFFLGRRQERLSKEILRLNVQ